The Pseudomonadota bacterium genome window below encodes:
- a CDS encoding TolC family protein, whose amino-acid sequence MTRTRARTASAILFAVLLAFGARAGAQDGDATVPAPPQAPAPLIIDMPPTTPGPEMTLDEALRLADKRNLTIEAARLEVEKAEAQLKQAYALVLPGLQAKLTLMHRDHEDSFNFADSLPPDLLAMMGATDMQDTVISPQQSLSGVLEAGMALINAQSWFTIGAAKKGVEAARLAIEDGRQLLLLGVSQAFYVAMMTRSLIGLYEEQIRSSQHHLDVARARYEAGTGLRIDVIRAETELESARQDLLMAHYSFDNARDTIAQLTGCEDLPLPVEAGLAPAPEGDDAKLVERASAARTDLAAKRAIIGAMEKQLDASWMQFLPTLDVGWQLQYQFTKPGDMGSDDRSRWALVFTLSLPIYNHFRYGDLDYKRATLKQAMIEEEDKARQLGTELRTARREYLSALSANAIAERQVALAREALTLIEASYEAGTGTSLVVTDARRTLSATNVNLITTRLKAQIALLALLRAAGRDMKSITAPPASE is encoded by the coding sequence ATGACACGCACCCGTGCCCGAACCGCTTCCGCCATCCTCTTCGCCGTGCTCCTCGCGTTCGGCGCGCGCGCCGGGGCTCAGGACGGCGACGCCACGGTGCCGGCGCCCCCGCAGGCGCCAGCCCCCTTGATCATCGACATGCCGCCGACGACGCCGGGGCCGGAGATGACGCTCGACGAGGCGCTGCGGCTCGCCGACAAGCGCAACCTCACGATCGAGGCGGCGCGCCTGGAGGTCGAGAAGGCCGAGGCGCAGCTCAAGCAGGCGTACGCGCTCGTGCTGCCGGGCCTGCAGGCCAAGCTGACGCTGATGCACCGCGATCACGAGGACAGCTTCAACTTCGCCGACAGCCTGCCGCCGGATCTCTTGGCCATGATGGGCGCCACCGACATGCAGGACACCGTGATCTCGCCGCAGCAGAGCCTCTCGGGGGTGCTCGAGGCGGGCATGGCGCTCATCAACGCGCAGTCGTGGTTCACGATCGGCGCGGCGAAGAAGGGCGTCGAGGCGGCCCGGCTCGCGATCGAGGACGGCCGGCAGCTGCTGCTGCTCGGCGTGTCCCAGGCGTTCTACGTCGCGATGATGACCCGGTCGTTGATCGGCCTCTACGAGGAGCAGATCCGCTCGTCGCAGCACCACCTCGACGTCGCGCGGGCGCGCTACGAGGCGGGAACCGGGCTCCGGATCGACGTCATCCGCGCCGAGACCGAGCTCGAGTCGGCGCGCCAGGATCTCCTGATGGCGCACTACTCGTTCGACAACGCGCGGGACACGATCGCGCAGCTCACGGGCTGCGAGGATCTGCCGCTGCCGGTCGAGGCGGGGCTCGCGCCCGCGCCCGAGGGAGACGACGCGAAGCTCGTGGAGCGGGCGTCCGCCGCTCGAACCGATCTCGCGGCGAAGCGGGCGATTATCGGCGCCATGGAGAAGCAGCTCGACGCGTCGTGGATGCAGTTCCTGCCGACCCTGGACGTGGGGTGGCAGCTCCAGTACCAGTTCACGAAGCCGGGCGACATGGGATCCGACGACCGCTCCCGCTGGGCGCTGGTCTTCACGCTGAGCCTGCCGATCTACAACCACTTCCGGTACGGGGATCTCGACTACAAGCGCGCGACCCTGAAGCAGGCGATGATCGAGGAGGAGGACAAGGCGAGGCAGCTGGGCACCGAGCTCCGCACGGCGCGCCGCGAGTACCTTTCCGCGCTGTCGGCCAACGCGATCGCGGAGCGGCAGGTCGCGCTCGCCCGCGAGGCCCTCACGCTCATCGAGGCGTCCTACGAGGCGGGCACCGGCACCTCGCTCGTCGTCACCGACGCCCGGCGCACGCTGTCGGCGACGAACGTGAACCTCATCACGACGCGGCTCAAGGCCCAGATCGCGTTGCTCGCCCTTCTGCGCGCCGCCGGCCGGGACATGAAGTCGATCACCGCGCCGCCCGCATCCGAGTAG